One genomic window of Polyangium aurulentum includes the following:
- a CDS encoding LptA/OstA family protein: MRLLPRVSIALALLATAIAPRSLAEPPKAAAPREQVELASDRLDIDIEGKTAVFTGNVRLDRGELKVRCPKVEVRYDAIPNVTWARATGGVVAELKGVRAEAPEAELDLAKHSLALRGGVRVARGGGWISAGSATIDLLTSKVSLTDVKGALPVPAPPAP, encoded by the coding sequence GTGCGGCTCCTCCCCCGCGTCTCCATCGCCCTCGCCCTGCTCGCGACCGCGATCGCGCCGCGCTCCCTCGCCGAGCCTCCGAAGGCGGCCGCCCCGCGCGAGCAGGTCGAGCTCGCCTCCGATCGCCTCGACATCGACATCGAGGGCAAGACGGCCGTCTTCACGGGCAACGTCCGCCTCGACAGGGGCGAGCTGAAGGTCCGCTGCCCGAAGGTCGAGGTCCGCTACGACGCCATCCCCAACGTCACCTGGGCCCGCGCCACCGGCGGCGTCGTCGCCGAGCTGAAGGGCGTGCGCGCCGAGGCGCCCGAGGCCGAGCTCGATCTCGCCAAGCACTCGCTCGCCCTCCGCGGCGGCGTGCGCGTCGCCCGCGGCGGCGGATGGATCAGCGCGGGGAGCGCCACCATCGATCTTTTGACGTCCAAGGTCTCGCTCACCGACGTGAAGGGCGCCCTGCCCGTCCCCGCGCCCCCCGCGCCATGA